cattgacctttggcctagggtgctctggtaccaagtacacttatgagcatccctatgttcgaacatggtgttcgttacagacaatccatgactagcacagaagtccaacaacaaacaaccactctggtttagatcagggaggccgttcctcccaatcacgcctctccatgtgtctccatcattacccacgtgcgcgttgaagtcccccagcagaactatggagtccccgactggagccccatgcaggactctactcaaggtctccaagaaggccgaatactccaaaCTCTtatttggtgcatatgcacaaacagtcagagttttcccccccacaacccgcaggcgtagggaggcgaccctctcgtccaccgggttaaactccaacgtattattattattatatatatttattattaaaggacaCATTTcgacacatttatttaaatctgCTCACAGGTGATCTTGCAGCCCATTGTACCCCACACTGAGAAAGAGCAGGTTGAATACAGCGTGGCGGCTGAGAGACGGAGGGTCAGGATGGTacatgatgacatcatcaaagATCTGCTCTCCCATGGGTCTAACCTGCAGGGTAGGTTTTGATGCACACTGCTACATCACAGCATACAGCAGACCACAATaaagctagctgttttccctgAAAGAGCAGATACTGCAGAGAGTTTGTAGGCTTGTTGGATGCTTTCAGCTGTTGCTGAATGCTACTGTGAAAGTGAAGGACAGCAACTGAATACAGAGTATCAGGACTTTACACACAATGAAGCAGTGATGAAATAAGATTGTAATCAAATAGATTTGTATGACTTCacttcatgtcactttctgaaaaacagtggGCTTGTGAAAATTAATGcgaaactattaaaaacacatcaatgagccacattGTTGCACTGGGTGGGTGACCTTCATTGCTATGAACACACACTGTATTTAATTTGGACTCAGTCCCACATACACCGTCCTGTTGGCAGAAatactagagcaccaaatgtggattaatttGCCACTGAAAATAGTCCTCAACAAATGCGTTATACAGTGGCCAGCTCCAAGtgaaactatatatttgtgagCTTGACTTTAAAGAGTAACGAATTCACTAGGAACCAATGGGTTGTGAGTGAGAGAGTATGGAAGTCAGAAATCATCGAgagaaacgtgtgtgtgtgtgtgtgtgtgtgtgtgtgtgtgtgtgtgtgtgtgtgtgtgtgtcagctgacAACTCAGCAGTAGACAATGCGGTGGCAGCAGAGAAGACCAAGGTGGAGAGTGTTGAACTGGTTCTACCCCCACATGCTAACCATCAGGtgatttatttatgtatctttctgtctgcctctctgtctgtttattcagttcaattttcaattcaattttatttcatgtatacAGTGTCAAATCGCAACAGGAGTTatatcaggacactttacagatagagtaggtctagagcCCAGTGTACGGAATTttgtctaaaataaggccctaaggcctgtcaaatctgactccaatttattaattcctGCGCCTTCTTACATCGGACTTAAGTTTACCAGGACACAAGGATCAGtctgagacgaagagttcagttaacACCAGATAACTccgttggtagagcgggcgcccatatatagaggttcactcctcgacgcagcgggcccgggttcgactccgacctgcggccctttgctgcatgtcattccccccctctctctcccctttcatgtcttcagctgtcctgtcaaataaaggcctaaaaaatgccgaaaaaataatctttaaaaaaaaaaaaaaagagtaggtctagacccaACTAttcccccccaagagcaagcatttagtgcgacagtggcgaggagaaacttccttttaacaggcagaaacctgaGGCAGAACCTGGCTCTTGGTTGGCGGCCATCTGCCGCGATCTTAGGAAAGAGAAGAATATGAATTTATATATGATAATATATGGTAATCAGGGCTATATGTCTTATTAACTTTAACATTTTGATGTGGTGCCATTGTGCAACATAGTATAAAAGTCCATTACAGATCCAGgtatttaatatataataatattcaggCTTTTACTTTTCATGCACTCTGTTTCATCAGTGGTGTGCCATTACTGTCTTTAGGGGTAAGTTTACTGGATCATCATCTCTGTTTATCTGAATACCAGGTGAATACATTTGGAGGGCAGATCATGGCCTGGATGGTGAATGTTGCTACAATTTCTGCCAggtacatcacacacacatttaaaatgctttatttaaatGCACCAGGGGTTACAGCTGTAATGTGCtctttcattgtttttcttattgtataatCTCTCTTTTCTCTATGCAGTCGTCTGTGTCAGGCTCACCCGACCCTGCGGACCATCGACATGTTCACCTTCAGAGGACCGTCTCAGGTTGGAGACAGACTGCTGCTGAGGGCTATAGTCAACAACTCCTTCAAAAACAGGTATCAGTATGTCCACAATCCCTCAGAAAGACACACGAGAAGATCAGATACGATAATACCTGACTGATTTATGTGGAGGAAATGGGTCATGACAACAGCTCAGTGTTAAAAGGGTAAAGCAAAGAAATATAGGAACAGTACATTAGTAGGAATTGAAAAACAAGTGAGTGTATGTGTTCTGCAGCATTGAGGTGGGGGTGCGAGCAGAAGCCCACCAGGAGGAAGGGCCTAACCGACACATAAACTCTGCCTTCATGATCTTCGAGGTCCTCGATGACCACAGGAAGCCATGCATGTTACCACGGATACGCCCCGAACCTCTGGTAAGTCAGCCAACAGAATGAACTTCTGATGAAGTttacattaaaggtccaatgtgtaggaatttctcccatctagcgttgagatcatatatcgcaatcaactctctcgcgccacgcagttcaaagtacgtattagagctacggtagccttcacgcttcaaaatgccagtctcttgctcttttcaatatcctttttcttttttctgggtgaagaagaagactcctgttcctgaaatttggattttgaatacatgtggtcctccatgtttccttcttcaaacttgccggggccgggaagctacgatagccattagcagcattagcagcacctgtgagtttatcatgtgacagagaaaacgcgtaaggcggagcagtatgtcctgtatgtctcttaccggctaacgtatttcaagatggcgcatgaatatggagcgtctaccccagttcatgcaaacgcaaatgtaaaatttcaagccaataggaatacttggaattgatggtggtggtaaatattcatgaaaaaggacaagtttgtgaacgagcaacacagattttgataatgaacagcTAAAcccgttacacactggacctttaaggatGCGGAGCAAACTGCTGATCTGTCATGTGATATTCCCTccgtcattattttttttttcaaacgcgCTTGCAACGCCTATTTACCGCATAAACTCTTTATGGACACAAGAAAAAAGGGTGGTACTCAGTGGACCCAAGTGCAGACACTGACACAGGTAGGTGAGGTTTAAGAAGGCTTATTGTAGGTCAAAGGGAATGGAGGTGGAGTGGAGACCAGAAGACGGCTGGCTGAAGCAGAAGGGCGATGGTGGATGGCAGACTAGGCAGGATGGGTAGTCGAGGGTGAGTGGTGTGGGCGGTTGAAGTTGTACGATGGTTAGCAGATGAGAGATGATCCTGAGACACGGGAAAAGACAGTACACACCGGGCAcccgggtagctcagttggtagagcgggcgcccatatatagaggtttactcttcgACCCaccgggcccgggttcgactccgacctgcagccctttgctgcatgtcattcctcgtctctcccctttcatttcttcagctgtcccgtcaataaaggcctaaaaatgcccaaaaaatcttgaaaaaaaaaagaccgtAAAACATCAGGCTAGAAAACAACCTGAGTATGAGTTCTCTGAATTCACTTGACTAGAGAGGCCTGAAGCGTCTGACTACCACAGTAATTTAGACATCCTTTTTTGAAGTGAACTATACTCCAAATAACTCTTAAACGCTACTCTGGGTAACAGGTAAGGTGGTAATTAGGGGGGAATCCTCTCACTCATGAGACAAAATTAGCAAAAAGTACATAGCAacttaaaagacaaaataaagaacTAACGGAGAACTATGCAAAGAACAGACATGAAATTAAATACAAACACTCCAATTTCAATTGAATAACATtgttgcaaaaaataaaatcaaaatcaataatCAAAAATAAATCTGGCAAATCAACTTACACTTATCACCTCAAGCCATAAATGAGACGTTCCGCACCTTTTATAGCAATTGGCCCTAACCCAACAACTATTTGATTGTTGCCCCCTTGAAATCTAAAATGCAGCCCCCCTCCCCACTCCAATAGTTTTTGTACAGTCCTTAAAATGCTCTGTTGAGCTGAGAGAAGTCCGATGATAATTCTCTAAGGCAGGGctgtcaaactcagtttcccagagggccacactggaaaatgagaatcacatcgagggccagacatgtagagattATTGACATGCATGACTCATGTActgtagtcttctcacttacattttgggcctcataaagccccaaaaatgttCGCCAAAAATGTTCCTCAGCCAGCGACAAATACGTTGAATAAAGCTCcgaaaaagttggaaaaaggcCGAAAAAATACGTCAAAACTGTCtgaaaaaacgccaaaaacaaCATCGTAAAAAGTGGCAAAACATTGAGTAAAGcatcaaaaatgttaaaacaaagtgcctaaagcgttgaaaaaaaaagtgcataaaCCGCCggaaaaggcgtcaaaaatgtcgaaaaaagcaacaaaaacaccaaaaactttagaaaaagcgacaaaaagtaGGCGGGCCTACATGTATTGTGACTCTAAATTGaaatgcgggccggatcaaaacctgcgaggggccggatttggcccccgggcctcgagtttgacacaCGTGCTCTAAGGGGTTCAACACCATGACCCCTCTCACATTACACCtggtcatttgatccattgttattataaatatatcGATTAGTGCAGCTTCATGTCTCTTATTGGGAGTAGAGCTTTGATTGTAGCCCTAGCTATATTTGAAACATTGAAATGAATTATCTTTGTCTTGGAAAATAAGcaatataatatactatatggTATATATTATACTGTTTGATCTGGCTATAATATAGCGGGAGAAGGTGTGGTCAGTCTTTTGTGACTCTTGGAAACTGACAATTAGCTGACAATTGATTGCATTTGTTAGTCACCACGTCCCTCAAAAACAAAGGCTACAGCATACATGGCTAATATTTTCCCAGCTGTCAAAGTTATAAACTGCAGGCCTGTTAACTTTTATTAAAGAGTATTAAAGTTATCACGATGTAGGGACGGATCGGCCTTGTGTTCATTGAAGCCGCTCTTATCATAATGTCCTACTACTACATGTAGTAGTCACACTGATAAGAGTGTAGTTGCAGGGTGAAAGGTGCCATGTTTATGGGTAAACCTGTTACAACCTTGTAGGAATGTTGCACCATTgtataaacacaaaaatgtaactATGCGCACAATTCCGAAAACTTGAAGCTCATGTATCAACAGCAAATTTCCGAGCACAATTTGCATTATTTAGCCCACTTTGTTCACCTGGAAAACACTGGCCTTCAAAACGCCACACCTTGTATTACCAGTCGTGCCAAAAAAAGGTGTGTGTTCTCAGAACTCTTAACAATGTTGCAGTATCAAATATAAGTTTACAGTATGACTCTGGGAAGATGGCTTGTGAGTCTCACCCATTTGGAGCTTATTGGATAGACAGATGTGCATTGTGTCCTATGCTGATACAATGATTGTGTCAATGCAATATTTATATGATACATTCACAGTGTTTTATTACAATATGGCAACAGCCTTTACTGTATGTACCATAAAATTGAAACCTATTttggaacaaacaaaacacccTAACtttaaaaaaggagacaaaggaAACAATTTCCACACAATGTTATACATTTGAATATGTAACATGACCTCATGAAGCCAAAACATTTTCTATATTATAAACAGTATTTTGAAGTTAGTGTTTTAAATGATCACACCAGTGTGTACTTGATGCTCTGTAAGAGGTATTCATATGATAGCTGTGTTTTGGTGGAAATGATCAATTTTGagacagactgatctcatgaagtggcgtatgtacgACACGCCAATTCGAGACGCATActcactttttagcgtgtttatcaacgccgtttggcctccattgacttacattaccttgcgattgcgcgtgaatttacgccgtagagagtagtatgaaagggcgaaaatccacggagggaggttggtcgggaggatgggtaaaacacaggactttcacccaggagaccggggatcgtgtcccgcatgtcacgtttcctaaactcaaccgtagctttcttctcgcgataacacgccaagtggcgtgtatgtttacgtccgctgtatacggcgtagacatacgGATGGCTCAAAATgagtacagataacacgccgcttggcttaagaaagtggacGTGTATGTTATGCgcagtcatgatgtcatgttgattTTGAGAAGAGTGAACATGGGTTTTGAGTGCagtgtttactttttttgaaatagttttgacaacattatttatacttatttatTACTCTGAGTTGGGGCATCTcagttctaaaccgtctctgttTCTAGTCAGGGAGGGTCTAAAAAAAGTAACACGACCAAGTGAAAATATGGGAAAATGTAGGATGAAGTGATTTGGGAGTTTGACCTATACTAGAGATTAAAGGTCAGGATATCTTGGTCTCCGCTGCTTTAATTGTGACCATTCTTTCTAATGTCTCTTGTGAGACCCCTAACTTCATGGACTAAATTGCTGGAGTGCCCCTTTTTTGAGgaataatgtataaaataataCACATAGCATCTTTAATAAAAACGGCATTCTGGAAAAGGCTCCCGACCACTACAACCCTAAACAGGACGAGAGGATGTAAGATGGAAAGctgaattacatttttctttgtctgtgtctttgtctgtctctctatgtctttcacatacaggaaggagggaggaggtttCAAGAGGCCATAGCTAGGAAAAAGATCAGATTGGACaggtaacctgtctgtctattCGTGTGAAGAGCACATACATTCTTATCTTATAAATCCACTTCTGTGTCAGAGGTGATACTCACTTCAGTCTCTTAAAAATAAGGGGGATTGAACTTTTCAGGCAAGAGCACAATCTACAGAAATGTCAATATGCAGTACAGCCCTCTGCAGCGTGAAGAAATATGCATCACACCGCCCCTCGTGCTAAAGACACGCATGAAACTTGGAAACATTGGTCAAGAGCAATGATTCTCCTTCCTGGGGGTCGGGACCTCCAAGGGGGTCGCGAGGTAATTTCTGGGGGTCACCAGATggttggggagaaaaaaatgaaattacataTTCTAGACTGAGGAATGGTTTTTACATTACTGTGTAAGTTTGGTACATTTCATGTGTTATATTCAGAGCTTCATTTGTAAATCAGGAGGTCCTGGAACACAGAAAGGGGTCTGAAGGCGGGTCGGGGGGGGAGATAGAAAGTCACGAGCAGAAAAATCGACAGAGCCTGGAGCACGTTGGACAAGGCTAGGTGCTAGctgctaaaactaaaactaaacaattCCTCAAAATCAGCAGGGGGAGAGCTGTAAAAATAGCTGTTTACACCGGTTTGCAGCTCTCTTTCTCGTTGTCgaggggttggggggggttgCGAACACAAACCTTATTATTCTGGGGGGTCATGActcaaaaaggttgagaaccactgttctAGAGCACCACTAGTGTTCAATATTGCCAGAGGATAGCTCAGTATCAGACCTTGAGCCCATGGTAGACAGTGTTTCAGTAGATATAGATACATTTATCACCCACTGACATTACAATTAAATTGTCAAAAATGCATCTGATTTGTTCTCCTTTTGTTTCAGAAAGTACATCATTTCACGCAAGCAGGGCGAGGTCCCTCTATCTGTACCATGGAACCCCAGAAACCAGGTGGGGAATCACTCAGGACTATGAACAATGACATGTGCTGTGATAAATAAGACATGTATTACAGCTCATCCCTGTAAGtccatgtaaacatgtggaGAGGAAtgggcacacagagagagtgacGCACAGCAGTTTGCTGGCTGGACTTTGAGATGTTTTGGCacaactttgtttgtttttagttttttcgcCACTACACTAACTGGTCAACAATGTCACTAGTGTTGGGTCACTAGGACGGCAGTGGATGCTTCCATTCAGTAACTGAGCTGCCAGCTGCCCTCTGGTGCTCTTTGgtacatacaaaaaaacagatgacGCAGACAAGACCTGTGTTGTGTGTTCAGTTAGATTCTCACAGAAAAAGAGCCATTATAGACCACAACATGACAGAGGGTCAGCTTCTTAATAATGCTACTAGAGTCCAGCTGGCATTTAGAAATGTACACTTTTTGGTACGATATATAATAGTAGAATTTTGTGATTTTCATGAGATGGCAAAGCACGATCAGAAGAGTAGCATCATCTTCTGCTCCCTGTGCATgcttatgtgtttgtttgctaaTGCATATGTATGTGCTTCCAGGTGTATCTGAGCTATAACAATGTTTCAGCTCTGAAGATGTTGGCTGCTAGAAACAACTGGCGCCTCAGCTCTGAGAAAGACAAGGTATCTGctgggagttttttttgttttacgtATGGtggtagttgtttttttcttttccccacaAGGAGCTGGATGTTTcaattgattattattattattattattattattattattattattatttttatttttattttttattccacaaaaaaatacattccaCAAACAACAGAACAAATACATGACAGATGTACCACATGGCCTAACCATCAACTaggaaatgcatttcctgcagaaaatgcttgtgaatgctgaaaagctaaattgccAAAGCTGAACTGGATTGTTGGCATAATTAGGTAAGAATaaggtgaagtagtgagaacagttggaaaagtgggaatggttttaattagtacgaatgtcattgaaatgttgaattatGTCAATAATGTATTGAACAAAAGTGAaatatttaaagttttttttaaagtcatagtatagtaatgtCAAacaagtgataaagtcatattatagaatgtagaaaaaagtgataaagtatTGTATGTATAATATGTCCAAAAttgtcatactatagtatgttgaaaaaatggaaaaaagtcatagtatagcattacGGAAAGAAAACgtgaaataaaaagtaatagtatagtatgtcaaaaagaaattatgaaaaagtcatagtatagtatgtcttagAAAGAGTTtcgcacactgaccattacgcaagcaataatttataaaatacaacgtttcggtctaagacaagttcaggtatcagactcggtatcaggaagcaaaaaatggtatcggaccatctctaataaaaactaacaaaaataataagGTGCTTGAGGTTCCTTCCTTATTGACAACTCCATTtttcaaataaatcaatgaTCTCTCAGAGTAATCAgtgtgacagaaaaaaaggcacaaaacaaTAATTTCCATAAAGAATAAGACAGCCAGTATCTTGAGCTCCCCGTTGGCCTAGCCTCCctattaaacacaaaacttcTTACCAGTCTTCAGTTTTATTAAACCTTTTCCACctttcaacatgtttttttttcccatcttcAATTGTATTTACAATCAATCCTTCCCAAACATGGCAACatttaataaacctttttaaattGGTTGATATTCAAGGGTTATACATCATCGGCtttaaaagtaaatgtttttttttttcatgtgattATTTGTTCCCAGGTCCGTCTCTACACCCTGGAGCAGAAGTCCACGTTGAGCATCAGGGTGGAATCCGAGGTGGATGTTCCTGCTCACAGAGCGTTCTGTCTGCTGGCTGAGATGAGCAACAGGCCGAGCTGGGACACACATTATCAGTAATACTATTTGTCTAAAATGCAAAAAACTTCTCACAATCTCACATCTCACAAAGACACAAATTTGCA
This is a stretch of genomic DNA from Sander vitreus isolate 19-12246 chromosome 12, sanVit1, whole genome shotgun sequence. It encodes these proteins:
- the acot11a gene encoding acyl-coenzyme A thioesterase 11 isoform X3, yielding MDDIHFERTISVGQVVNIKAKVNRAFNTSMEVGIEVSCEDLFSDRHWRICHAYATFVTQRTNTGKKVILQPIVPHTEKEQVEYSVAAERRRVRMVHDDIIKDLLSHGSNLQADNSAVDNAVAAEKTKVESVELVLPPHANHQVNTFGGQIMAWMVNVATISASRLCQAHPTLRTIDMFTFRGPSQVGDRLLLRAIVNNSFKNSIEVGVRAEAHQEEGPNRHINSAFMIFEVLDDHRKPCMLPRIRPEPLEGGRRFQEAIARKKIRLDRKYIISRKQGEVPLSVPWNPRNQVYLSYNNVSALKMLAARNNWRLSSEKDKVRLYTLEQKSTLSIRVESEVDVPAHRAFCLLAEMSNRPSWDTHYQKCELIHQVDEDDFLYRVVTPSVHRGRVGSPTSGHQGEGILQDFILLACKRKPCGSGDPYVIALRSVSLPTHPPTEGYNRGEVLCAGFTILETKNNMSLISYYNQASPEVLPYISTDIAGLSSSFYHIFCSCSQYLTRNKLQSASEVQTGQYKATNTDSPTCQTEADNVSVALHSTPL